The Pan troglodytes isolate AG18354 chromosome 7, NHGRI_mPanTro3-v2.0_pri, whole genome shotgun sequence genome has a window encoding:
- the RECQL4 gene encoding ATP-dependent DNA helicase Q4 isoform X3, producing MTLTPPIGCLSEARRTGCPGAVAPPPARRASALAVGPSDGCAGDSLDDRRRGGRAGARAMERLRDVRERLQAWERAFRRQRGRRPSQEDVESAPEETRALYREYRTLKRTTGQAGGGPRSSESLPAAAEEAPEPRCWGPHLNRAATKSPQPTPGRSCQGSVPDYGQRLKANLKGTLQAGPALGRRPWPLGRASSKASTPKPPGTGPVPSFAEKVSDEPPQLSEPQPRPGRLQHLQASLSQRLGSLDPGWLQRCHSEVPDFLGAPKACRPDLGSEESQLLIPGESAVLGPGAGSQGPEASALQEVSIRVGSPQPSSSGGEKRRWNEEPWESPAQVQQESSQAGPPSEGAGAVAVEEDPPGEPVQAQPPQPCSSPSNPRYHGLSPSSQARAGKAEGTAPLHIFPRLARHDRGNYIRLNMKRKHYVRGQALRSRLLRKQAWKQKWRKKGECFGGGGATVTTKESCFLNEQFDHWAAQCPLPASEKDTDPVGPEPLVPSPQPVPEVPSLDPTVLPLYSLGPSGQLAETPAEVFQALEQLGHQAFRPGQERAVMRILSGISTLLVLPTGAGKSLCYQLPALLYSRRSPCLTLVVSPLLSLMDDQVSGLPPCLKAACIHSGMTRKQRESVLQKIRAAQVHVLMLTPEALVGAGGLPPATQLPPVAFACIDEAHCLSQWSHNFRPCYLRVCKVLRERMGVHCFLGLTATATRRTASDVAQHLAVAEEPDLHGPAPVPTNLHLSVSMDRDTDQALLTLLQGKRFRNLDSIIIYCNRREDTERIAALLRTCLHADWVPGSGGRAPKTTAEAYHAGMCSRERRRVQRAFMQGQLRVVVATMAFGMGLDRPDVRAVLHLGLPPSFESYVQAVGRAGRDGQPAHCHLFLRPQGEDLRELRRHVHADSTDFLAVKRLVQRVFPACTCTCTRPPSEQEGAVGGERPVPKYPPQEAEQLGHQAAPGPRRVCMGHERALPIQLTVQALDMPEEGEEPGVSHRGVEGLSPRPLSPALPPAIETLLCYLELHPHHWLELLATTYTHCRLNCPGGPAQLQALAHRCPPLAVCLAQRLPEDPGQGSSSVKFDMVKLVDSMGWELASVRRALCQLQWDHEPRTGVRRGTGVLVEFSELAFHLRSPGDLTAEEKDQICDFLYGRVQARERQALARLRRTFQAFHSVAFPSCGPCLEQQDEERSTRLKDLLGRYFEEEEGQEPGGMEDAQGPEPGQARLQDWEDQVRCDIRQFLSLRPEEKFSSRAVARIFHGIGSPCYPAQVYGQDRRFWRKYLHLSFHALVGLATEELLRVAR from the exons ATGACGTTGACGCCTCCCATTGGCTGCTTGTCCGAGGCCCGACGGACAGGCTGCCCAGGGGCGgtggccccgcccccggcccgccGCGCATCCGCATTGGCTGTCGGCCCCAGCGACGGCTGCGCGGGAGATTCGCTGGACGACCGCAGGCGCGGAGGCCGGGCGGGCGCGCGTGCCATGGAGCGGCTGCGGGACGTGCGGGAGCGGCTGCAGGCGTGGGAGCGCGCGTTCCGACGGCAGCGCGGGCGGCGACCGAGCCAG GAAGACGTGGAGTCGGCGCCGGAGGAGACCCGCG CGCTCTACCGGGAGTACCGCACTCTGAAGCGTACCACGGGCCAGGCCGGCGGCGGGCCCCGCAGCTCCGAGTCGCTCCCCGCGGCGGCCGAAGAG GCGCCAGAGCCCCGCTGCTGGGGGCCCCATCTGAATCGGGCTGCGACCAAGAGTCCACAGCCTACGCCAGGGCGGAGCTGCCAGGGCTCGGTGCCGGACTACGGGCAGCGGCTCAAGGCCAATCTGAAAGGCACCCTGCAG GCCGGACCAGCCCTGGGCCGCAGACCCTGGCCTCTAGGAAGAGCCTCATCCAAGGCGTCCACCCCAAAGCCCCCAGGTACAGGGCCTGTCCCCTCCTTTGCAGAAAAAGTCAGTGATGAGCCTCCACAGCTCTCTGAGCCCCAGCCAAGGCCAGGCCGGCTCCAGCATCTGCAGGCATCCCTGAGCCAGCGGCTGGGCTCCCTAGATCCTGGCTGGTTACAGCGATGTCACAGTGAGGTCCCAGATTTTCTGGGGGCCCCCAAAGCCTGCAGGCCTGATCTAGGCTCAGAGGAATCACAACTTCTGATCCCTGGTGAGTCGGCTGTCCTTGGTCCTGGTGCTGGCTCCCAGGGCCCAGAGGCTTCAGCCCTCCAAGAAGTCAGCATCCGTGTAGGGAGCCCCCAGCCCAGCAGCAGTGGAGGTGAGAAGCGGAGATGGAACGAGGAGCCCTGGGAGAGCCCCGCACAGGTCCAGCAGGAGAGCAGCCAAGCTGGACCCCCATCAGAGGGGGCTGGGGCTGTAGCAGTTGAGGAAGACCCTCCAGGGGAACCTGTACAGGCACAGCCACCTCAGCCCTGCAGCAGCCCATCGAACCCCAGGTACCACGGACTCAGCCCCTCCAGTCAAGCTAGGGCTGGGAAGGCTGAGGGCACAGCCCCCCTGCACATCTTCCCTCGGCTGGCCCGCCATGACAGGGGCAATTACATACGGCTCAACATGAAGCGGAAACACTACGTGCGGGGCCAGGCACTCCGTAGCAGGCTCCTCCGCAAGCAG GCATGGAAGCAGAAGTGGCGGAAGAAAGGGGAGTgttttgggggtggtggtgccACAGTCACAACCAAGGAGTCTTGTTTCCTGAACGAGCAGTTCGATCACTGGGCAGCCCAGTGTCCCTTGCCAG caAGTGAGAAAGACACAGACCCTGTTGGGCCTGAGCCACTGGTTCCTTCACCACAACCTGTACCTGAGGTGCCCAGCCTGGACCCCACCGTGCTGCCACTCTACTCCCTGGGGCCCTCAGGGCAGCTGGCAG AGACGCCGGCTGAGGTGTTCCAGGCCCTGGAGCAGCTGGGGCACCAAGCCTTTCGCCCTGGGCAGGAGCGTGCAGTCATGCGGATCCTGTCTG GCATCTCCACGCTGCTGGTGCTGCCTACAGGTGCCGGCAAGTCCCTGTGCTACCAGCTCCCAGCGCTGCTCTACAGCCGGCGCAGCCCCTGCCTCACGTTGGTCGTCTCTCCCCTGCTGTCACTCATGGATGACCAG GTGTCTGGCCTGCCACCGTGTCTCAAGGCAGCCTGCATACACTCAGGCATGACCAGGAAGCAACGGGAATCTGTCCTGCAGAAG ATTCGGGCAGCCCAGGTACACGTGCTGATGCTGACACCTGAGGCGCTGGTGGGGGCGGGAGGCCTCCCTCCAGCCACACAGCTGCCTCCAGTTGCTTTTGCCTGCATTGATGAGGCCCACTGCCTCTCCCAGTGGTCCCACAACTTCCGGCCCTGCTACCTGCGCGTCTGCAAG GTGCTTCGGGAGCGCATGGGCGTGCACTGCTTCCTGGGCCTCACAGCTACAGCCACACGCCGCACTGCCAGTGACGTGGCACAGCACCTGGCTGTGGCTGAAGAGCCTGACCTCCATGGGCCAGCCCCAGTTCCCACCAACCTGCACCTTTCCGTGTCCATGGACAGGGACACAGACCAG GCACTGTTGACGCTGCTGCAAGGCAAACGTTTTCGAAACCTGGATTCCATTATCATTTACTGCAACCGGCGCGAGGACACAGAGCGGATCGCTGCGCTCCTCCGAACCTGCCTGCACGCAGACTGGGTCCCAGGGTCTGGAG GTCGTGCCCCCAAAACCACGGCCGAGGCCTACCACGCGGGCATGTGCAGCCGGGAACGGCGGCGGGTACAGCGAGCCTTCATGCAGGGCCAGTTGCGGGTGGTGGTGGCCACGATGGCCTTTGGGATGGGGCTGGACCGGCCAGATGTGCGGGCTGTGCTGCATCTGGGGCTGCCCCCAAGCTTCGAGAGCTACGTGCAGGCCGTGGGCCGGGCCGGGCGTGACGGGCAGCCTGCCCACTGCCACCTCTTCCTGCGGCCCCAG GGCGAAGACCTGCGAGAGCTGCGCAGACATGTGCACGCCGACAGCACGGACTTCCTGGCTGTGAAGAGGCTGGTACAGCGTGTGTTCCCAGCCTGCACCTGCACCTGCACCAGGCCGCCCTCGGAGCAGGAAGGGGCCGTGGGTGGGGAGAGGCCTGTGCCCAAGTACCCCCCTCAAGAGGCTGAGCAGCTTGGCCACCAAGCAGCCCCAGGACCCAGAAGGGTCTGCATGGGCCATGAGCGGGCACTCCCAATACAGCTTACCGTACAGGCTTTGGACATGCCGGAGGAGGGTGAGGAACCTGGGGTAAGCCACAGGGGTGTGGAGGGGCTGTCCCCGCGTCCCCTGAGCCCTGCTCTGCCCCCAGCCATCGAGACTTTGCTGTGCTACCTGGAGCTGCACCCACACCACTGGCTGGAGCTGCTGGCGACCACCTATACCCATTGCCGTCTTAACTGCCCTGGGGGCCCTGCCCAGCTCCAGGCCCTGGCCCACAG GTGTCCCCCTTTGGCTGTGTGCTTGGCCCAGCGGCTGCCTGAGGACCCAGGGCAAGGCAGCAGCTCCGTGAAGTTTGACATGGTCAAGCTGGTGGACTCCATGGGCTGGGAGCTGGCCTCTGTGCGGCGGGCTCTCTGCCAGCTGCAGTGGGACCACGAGCCCAGGACAG GTGTGCGGCGTGGGACAGGGGTGCTTGTGGAGTTCAGTGAGCTGGCCTTCCACCTTCGCAGCCCGGGGGACCTGACCGCTGAGGAGAAGGACCAGATATGTGACTTCCTCTATGGCCGTGTGCAGGCCCGGGAGCGCCAGGCCCTGGCCCGTCTGCGCAGAACCTTCCAGGCCTTTCACAG TGTAGCCTTCCCCAGCTGCGGGCCCTGCCTGGAGCAGCAGGATGAGGAGCGCAGCACCAGGCTCAAGGACCTGCTTGGCCGCTACtttgaggaagaggaagggcagGAGCCGGGAGGCATGGAGGACGCACAGGGCCCCGAGCCAGGGCAGGCCAGA CTCCAGGATTGGGAGGACCAGGTCCGCTGCGACATCCGCCAGTTCCTGTCCCTGAGGCCAGAGGAGAAGTTCTCCAGCAGGGCTGTGGCCCGCATCTTCCACGGCATCG GAAGCCCCTGCTACCCGGCCCAGGTGTACGGGCAGGACCGACGCTTCTGGAGAAAATACCTGCACCTGAGCTTCCATGCCCTGGTGGGCCTGGCCACGGAAGAGCTCCTGCGGGTGGCCCGCTGA
- the RECQL4 gene encoding ATP-dependent DNA helicase Q4 isoform X7, with protein MKRKHYVRGQALRSRLLRKQAWKQKWRKKGECFGGGGATVTTKESCFLNEQFDHWAAQCPLPASEKDTDPVGPEPLVPSPQPVPEVPSLDPTVLPLYSLGPSGQLAETPAEVFQALEQLGHQAFRPGQERAVMRILSGISTLLVLPTGAGKSLCYQLPALLYSRRSPCLTLVVSPLLSLMDDQVSGLPPCLKAACIHSGMTRKQRESVLQKIRAAQVHVLMLTPEALVGAGGLPPATQLPPVAFACIDEAHCLSQWSHNFRPCYLRVCKVLRERMGVHCFLGLTATATRRTASDVAQHLAVAEEPDLHGPAPVPTNLHLSVSMDRDTDQALLTLLQGKRFRNLDSIIIYCNRREDTERIAALLRTCLHADWVPGSGGRAPKTTAEAYHAGMCSRERRRVQRAFMQGQLRVVVATMAFGMGLDRPDVRAVLHLGLPPSFESYVQAVGRAGRDGQPAHCHLFLRPQGEDLRELRRHVHADSTDFLAVKRLVQRVFPACTCTCTRPPSEQEGAVGGERPVPKYPPQEAEQLGHQAAPGPRRVCMGHERALPIQLTVQALDMPEEAIETLLCYLELHPHHWLELLATTYTHCRLNCPGGPAQLQALAHRCPPLAVCLAQRLPEDPGQGSSSVKFDMVKLVDSMGWELASVRRALCQLQWDHEPRTGVRRGTGVLVEFSELAFHLRSPGDLTAEEKDQICDFLYGRVQARERQALARLRRTFQAFHSVAFPSCGPCLEQQDEERSTRLKDLLGRYFEEEEGQEPGGMEDAQGPEPGQARLQDWEDQVRCDIRQFLSLRPEEKFSSRAVARIFHGIGSPCYPAQVYGQDRRFWRKYLHLSFHALVGLATEELLRVAR; from the exons ATGAAGCGGAAACACTACGTGCGGGGCCAGGCACTCCGTAGCAGGCTCCTCCGCAAGCAG GCATGGAAGCAGAAGTGGCGGAAGAAAGGGGAGTgttttgggggtggtggtgccACAGTCACAACCAAGGAGTCTTGTTTCCTGAACGAGCAGTTCGATCACTGGGCAGCCCAGTGTCCCTTGCCAG caAGTGAGAAAGACACAGACCCTGTTGGGCCTGAGCCACTGGTTCCTTCACCACAACCTGTACCTGAGGTGCCCAGCCTGGACCCCACCGTGCTGCCACTCTACTCCCTGGGGCCCTCAGGGCAGCTGGCAG AGACGCCGGCTGAGGTGTTCCAGGCCCTGGAGCAGCTGGGGCACCAAGCCTTTCGCCCTGGGCAGGAGCGTGCAGTCATGCGGATCCTGTCTG GCATCTCCACGCTGCTGGTGCTGCCTACAGGTGCCGGCAAGTCCCTGTGCTACCAGCTCCCAGCGCTGCTCTACAGCCGGCGCAGCCCCTGCCTCACGTTGGTCGTCTCTCCCCTGCTGTCACTCATGGATGACCAG GTGTCTGGCCTGCCACCGTGTCTCAAGGCAGCCTGCATACACTCAGGCATGACCAGGAAGCAACGGGAATCTGTCCTGCAGAAG ATTCGGGCAGCCCAGGTACACGTGCTGATGCTGACACCTGAGGCGCTGGTGGGGGCGGGAGGCCTCCCTCCAGCCACACAGCTGCCTCCAGTTGCTTTTGCCTGCATTGATGAGGCCCACTGCCTCTCCCAGTGGTCCCACAACTTCCGGCCCTGCTACCTGCGCGTCTGCAAG GTGCTTCGGGAGCGCATGGGCGTGCACTGCTTCCTGGGCCTCACAGCTACAGCCACACGCCGCACTGCCAGTGACGTGGCACAGCACCTGGCTGTGGCTGAAGAGCCTGACCTCCATGGGCCAGCCCCAGTTCCCACCAACCTGCACCTTTCCGTGTCCATGGACAGGGACACAGACCAG GCACTGTTGACGCTGCTGCAAGGCAAACGTTTTCGAAACCTGGATTCCATTATCATTTACTGCAACCGGCGCGAGGACACAGAGCGGATCGCTGCGCTCCTCCGAACCTGCCTGCACGCAGACTGGGTCCCAGGGTCTGGAG GTCGTGCCCCCAAAACCACGGCCGAGGCCTACCACGCGGGCATGTGCAGCCGGGAACGGCGGCGGGTACAGCGAGCCTTCATGCAGGGCCAGTTGCGGGTGGTGGTGGCCACGATGGCCTTTGGGATGGGGCTGGACCGGCCAGATGTGCGGGCTGTGCTGCATCTGGGGCTGCCCCCAAGCTTCGAGAGCTACGTGCAGGCCGTGGGCCGGGCCGGGCGTGACGGGCAGCCTGCCCACTGCCACCTCTTCCTGCGGCCCCAG GGCGAAGACCTGCGAGAGCTGCGCAGACATGTGCACGCCGACAGCACGGACTTCCTGGCTGTGAAGAGGCTGGTACAGCGTGTGTTCCCAGCCTGCACCTGCACCTGCACCAGGCCGCCCTCGGAGCAGGAAGGGGCCGTGGGTGGGGAGAGGCCTGTGCCCAAGTACCCCCCTCAAGAGGCTGAGCAGCTTGGCCACCAAGCAGCCCCAGGACCCAGAAGGGTCTGCATGGGCCATGAGCGGGCACTCCCAATACAGCTTACCGTACAGGCTTTGGACATGCCGGAGGAGG CCATCGAGACTTTGCTGTGCTACCTGGAGCTGCACCCACACCACTGGCTGGAGCTGCTGGCGACCACCTATACCCATTGCCGTCTTAACTGCCCTGGGGGCCCTGCCCAGCTCCAGGCCCTGGCCCACAG GTGTCCCCCTTTGGCTGTGTGCTTGGCCCAGCGGCTGCCTGAGGACCCAGGGCAAGGCAGCAGCTCCGTGAAGTTTGACATGGTCAAGCTGGTGGACTCCATGGGCTGGGAGCTGGCCTCTGTGCGGCGGGCTCTCTGCCAGCTGCAGTGGGACCACGAGCCCAGGACAG GTGTGCGGCGTGGGACAGGGGTGCTTGTGGAGTTCAGTGAGCTGGCCTTCCACCTTCGCAGCCCGGGGGACCTGACCGCTGAGGAGAAGGACCAGATATGTGACTTCCTCTATGGCCGTGTGCAGGCCCGGGAGCGCCAGGCCCTGGCCCGTCTGCGCAGAACCTTCCAGGCCTTTCACAG TGTAGCCTTCCCCAGCTGCGGGCCCTGCCTGGAGCAGCAGGATGAGGAGCGCAGCACCAGGCTCAAGGACCTGCTTGGCCGCTACtttgaggaagaggaagggcagGAGCCGGGAGGCATGGAGGACGCACAGGGCCCCGAGCCAGGGCAGGCCAGA CTCCAGGATTGGGAGGACCAGGTCCGCTGCGACATCCGCCAGTTCCTGTCCCTGAGGCCAGAGGAGAAGTTCTCCAGCAGGGCTGTGGCCCGCATCTTCCACGGCATCG GAAGCCCCTGCTACCCGGCCCAGGTGTACGGGCAGGACCGACGCTTCTGGAGAAAATACCTGCACCTGAGCTTCCATGCCCTGGTGGGCCTGGCCACGGAAGAGCTCCTGCGGGTGGCCCGCTGA
- the RECQL4 gene encoding ATP-dependent DNA helicase Q4 isoform X1: MHKHSQGHKVPVTQGASPAAACSILKTKSQPSPCDRSENEGLGLAQGHSLSDKPGKGAGEDTLAPRPFFLSTFPHTRQTNRALVTGGHQSRRPGHQGRQAPPCDAPSPPAGRRERDGPRSPAFREDAPARLLRASSRGRRWALRFFASRAGPAPPGREDVESAPEETRALYREYRTLKRTTGQAGGGPRSSESLPAAAEEAPEPRCWGPHLNRAATKSPQPTPGRSCQGSVPDYGQRLKANLKGTLQAGPALGRRPWPLGRASSKASTPKPPGTGPVPSFAEKVSDEPPQLSEPQPRPGRLQHLQASLSQRLGSLDPGWLQRCHSEVPDFLGAPKACRPDLGSEESQLLIPGESAVLGPGAGSQGPEASALQEVSIRVGSPQPSSSGGEKRRWNEEPWESPAQVQQESSQAGPPSEGAGAVAVEEDPPGEPVQAQPPQPCSSPSNPRYHGLSPSSQARAGKAEGTAPLHIFPRLARHDRGNYIRLNMKRKHYVRGQALRSRLLRKQAWKQKWRKKGECFGGGGATVTTKESCFLNEQFDHWAAQCPLPASEKDTDPVGPEPLVPSPQPVPEVPSLDPTVLPLYSLGPSGQLAETPAEVFQALEQLGHQAFRPGQERAVMRILSGISTLLVLPTGAGKSLCYQLPALLYSRRSPCLTLVVSPLLSLMDDQVSGLPPCLKAACIHSGMTRKQRESVLQKIRAAQVHVLMLTPEALVGAGGLPPATQLPPVAFACIDEAHCLSQWSHNFRPCYLRVCKVLRERMGVHCFLGLTATATRRTASDVAQHLAVAEEPDLHGPAPVPTNLHLSVSMDRDTDQALLTLLQGKRFRNLDSIIIYCNRREDTERIAALLRTCLHADWVPGSGGRAPKTTAEAYHAGMCSRERRRVQRAFMQGQLRVVVATMAFGMGLDRPDVRAVLHLGLPPSFESYVQAVGRAGRDGQPAHCHLFLRPQGEDLRELRRHVHADSTDFLAVKRLVQRVFPACTCTCTRPPSEQEGAVGGERPVPKYPPQEAEQLGHQAAPGPRRVCMGHERALPIQLTVQALDMPEEGEEPGVSHRGVEGLSPRPLSPALPPAIETLLCYLELHPHHWLELLATTYTHCRLNCPGGPAQLQALAHRCPPLAVCLAQRLPEDPGQGSSSVKFDMVKLVDSMGWELASVRRALCQLQWDHEPRTGVRRGTGVLVEFSELAFHLRSPGDLTAEEKDQICDFLYGRVQARERQALARLRRTFQAFHSVAFPSCGPCLEQQDEERSTRLKDLLGRYFEEEEGQEPGGMEDAQGPEPGQARLQDWEDQVRCDIRQFLSLRPEEKFSSRAVARIFHGIGSPCYPAQVYGQDRRFWRKYLHLSFHALVGLATEELLRVAR, from the exons ATGCACAAACACTCCCAAGGCCACAAGGTACCTGTGACACAGGGTGCCAGCCCTGCTGCTGCCTGTAGCATCCTCAAAACTAAATCGCAGCCATCTCCCTGTGACAGATCAGAAAATGAAGGCCTCGgcctggcccaaggtcacagcctgagtgacaagccAGGGAAGGGGGCTGGGGAAGACACTCTGGCCCCAAGGCCCTTCTTTTTGTCGACTTTTCCACATACAA GACAGACCAACCGAGCACTTGTCACGGGAGGGCACCAAAGCAGACGGCCTGGCCACCAAGGGAGGCAGGCACCTCCGTGCGacgccccctcccctcccgccGGCCGCAGGGAACGCGACGGTCCTCGGTCGCCTGCGTTTCGCGAAGACGCCCCCGCCCGGCTCCTCCGGGCCTCGAGCCGCGGGAGGCGCTGGGCCCTCCGCTTTTTCGCCTCCCGAGCGGGGCCTGCTCCTCCAGGTCGG GAAGACGTGGAGTCGGCGCCGGAGGAGACCCGCG CGCTCTACCGGGAGTACCGCACTCTGAAGCGTACCACGGGCCAGGCCGGCGGCGGGCCCCGCAGCTCCGAGTCGCTCCCCGCGGCGGCCGAAGAG GCGCCAGAGCCCCGCTGCTGGGGGCCCCATCTGAATCGGGCTGCGACCAAGAGTCCACAGCCTACGCCAGGGCGGAGCTGCCAGGGCTCGGTGCCGGACTACGGGCAGCGGCTCAAGGCCAATCTGAAAGGCACCCTGCAG GCCGGACCAGCCCTGGGCCGCAGACCCTGGCCTCTAGGAAGAGCCTCATCCAAGGCGTCCACCCCAAAGCCCCCAGGTACAGGGCCTGTCCCCTCCTTTGCAGAAAAAGTCAGTGATGAGCCTCCACAGCTCTCTGAGCCCCAGCCAAGGCCAGGCCGGCTCCAGCATCTGCAGGCATCCCTGAGCCAGCGGCTGGGCTCCCTAGATCCTGGCTGGTTACAGCGATGTCACAGTGAGGTCCCAGATTTTCTGGGGGCCCCCAAAGCCTGCAGGCCTGATCTAGGCTCAGAGGAATCACAACTTCTGATCCCTGGTGAGTCGGCTGTCCTTGGTCCTGGTGCTGGCTCCCAGGGCCCAGAGGCTTCAGCCCTCCAAGAAGTCAGCATCCGTGTAGGGAGCCCCCAGCCCAGCAGCAGTGGAGGTGAGAAGCGGAGATGGAACGAGGAGCCCTGGGAGAGCCCCGCACAGGTCCAGCAGGAGAGCAGCCAAGCTGGACCCCCATCAGAGGGGGCTGGGGCTGTAGCAGTTGAGGAAGACCCTCCAGGGGAACCTGTACAGGCACAGCCACCTCAGCCCTGCAGCAGCCCATCGAACCCCAGGTACCACGGACTCAGCCCCTCCAGTCAAGCTAGGGCTGGGAAGGCTGAGGGCACAGCCCCCCTGCACATCTTCCCTCGGCTGGCCCGCCATGACAGGGGCAATTACATACGGCTCAACATGAAGCGGAAACACTACGTGCGGGGCCAGGCACTCCGTAGCAGGCTCCTCCGCAAGCAG GCATGGAAGCAGAAGTGGCGGAAGAAAGGGGAGTgttttgggggtggtggtgccACAGTCACAACCAAGGAGTCTTGTTTCCTGAACGAGCAGTTCGATCACTGGGCAGCCCAGTGTCCCTTGCCAG caAGTGAGAAAGACACAGACCCTGTTGGGCCTGAGCCACTGGTTCCTTCACCACAACCTGTACCTGAGGTGCCCAGCCTGGACCCCACCGTGCTGCCACTCTACTCCCTGGGGCCCTCAGGGCAGCTGGCAG AGACGCCGGCTGAGGTGTTCCAGGCCCTGGAGCAGCTGGGGCACCAAGCCTTTCGCCCTGGGCAGGAGCGTGCAGTCATGCGGATCCTGTCTG GCATCTCCACGCTGCTGGTGCTGCCTACAGGTGCCGGCAAGTCCCTGTGCTACCAGCTCCCAGCGCTGCTCTACAGCCGGCGCAGCCCCTGCCTCACGTTGGTCGTCTCTCCCCTGCTGTCACTCATGGATGACCAG GTGTCTGGCCTGCCACCGTGTCTCAAGGCAGCCTGCATACACTCAGGCATGACCAGGAAGCAACGGGAATCTGTCCTGCAGAAG ATTCGGGCAGCCCAGGTACACGTGCTGATGCTGACACCTGAGGCGCTGGTGGGGGCGGGAGGCCTCCCTCCAGCCACACAGCTGCCTCCAGTTGCTTTTGCCTGCATTGATGAGGCCCACTGCCTCTCCCAGTGGTCCCACAACTTCCGGCCCTGCTACCTGCGCGTCTGCAAG GTGCTTCGGGAGCGCATGGGCGTGCACTGCTTCCTGGGCCTCACAGCTACAGCCACACGCCGCACTGCCAGTGACGTGGCACAGCACCTGGCTGTGGCTGAAGAGCCTGACCTCCATGGGCCAGCCCCAGTTCCCACCAACCTGCACCTTTCCGTGTCCATGGACAGGGACACAGACCAG GCACTGTTGACGCTGCTGCAAGGCAAACGTTTTCGAAACCTGGATTCCATTATCATTTACTGCAACCGGCGCGAGGACACAGAGCGGATCGCTGCGCTCCTCCGAACCTGCCTGCACGCAGACTGGGTCCCAGGGTCTGGAG GTCGTGCCCCCAAAACCACGGCCGAGGCCTACCACGCGGGCATGTGCAGCCGGGAACGGCGGCGGGTACAGCGAGCCTTCATGCAGGGCCAGTTGCGGGTGGTGGTGGCCACGATGGCCTTTGGGATGGGGCTGGACCGGCCAGATGTGCGGGCTGTGCTGCATCTGGGGCTGCCCCCAAGCTTCGAGAGCTACGTGCAGGCCGTGGGCCGGGCCGGGCGTGACGGGCAGCCTGCCCACTGCCACCTCTTCCTGCGGCCCCAG GGCGAAGACCTGCGAGAGCTGCGCAGACATGTGCACGCCGACAGCACGGACTTCCTGGCTGTGAAGAGGCTGGTACAGCGTGTGTTCCCAGCCTGCACCTGCACCTGCACCAGGCCGCCCTCGGAGCAGGAAGGGGCCGTGGGTGGGGAGAGGCCTGTGCCCAAGTACCCCCCTCAAGAGGCTGAGCAGCTTGGCCACCAAGCAGCCCCAGGACCCAGAAGGGTCTGCATGGGCCATGAGCGGGCACTCCCAATACAGCTTACCGTACAGGCTTTGGACATGCCGGAGGAGGGTGAGGAACCTGGGGTAAGCCACAGGGGTGTGGAGGGGCTGTCCCCGCGTCCCCTGAGCCCTGCTCTGCCCCCAGCCATCGAGACTTTGCTGTGCTACCTGGAGCTGCACCCACACCACTGGCTGGAGCTGCTGGCGACCACCTATACCCATTGCCGTCTTAACTGCCCTGGGGGCCCTGCCCAGCTCCAGGCCCTGGCCCACAG GTGTCCCCCTTTGGCTGTGTGCTTGGCCCAGCGGCTGCCTGAGGACCCAGGGCAAGGCAGCAGCTCCGTGAAGTTTGACATGGTCAAGCTGGTGGACTCCATGGGCTGGGAGCTGGCCTCTGTGCGGCGGGCTCTCTGCCAGCTGCAGTGGGACCACGAGCCCAGGACAG GTGTGCGGCGTGGGACAGGGGTGCTTGTGGAGTTCAGTGAGCTGGCCTTCCACCTTCGCAGCCCGGGGGACCTGACCGCTGAGGAGAAGGACCAGATATGTGACTTCCTCTATGGCCGTGTGCAGGCCCGGGAGCGCCAGGCCCTGGCCCGTCTGCGCAGAACCTTCCAGGCCTTTCACAG TGTAGCCTTCCCCAGCTGCGGGCCCTGCCTGGAGCAGCAGGATGAGGAGCGCAGCACCAGGCTCAAGGACCTGCTTGGCCGCTACtttgaggaagaggaagggcagGAGCCGGGAGGCATGGAGGACGCACAGGGCCCCGAGCCAGGGCAGGCCAGA CTCCAGGATTGGGAGGACCAGGTCCGCTGCGACATCCGCCAGTTCCTGTCCCTGAGGCCAGAGGAGAAGTTCTCCAGCAGGGCTGTGGCCCGCATCTTCCACGGCATCG GAAGCCCCTGCTACCCGGCCCAGGTGTACGGGCAGGACCGACGCTTCTGGAGAAAATACCTGCACCTGAGCTTCCATGCCCTGGTGGGCCTGGCCACGGAAGAGCTCCTGCGGGTGGCCCGCTGA